The Mesorhizobium sp. M1D.F.Ca.ET.043.01.1.1 genome contains a region encoding:
- a CDS encoding amino acid ABC transporter permease translates to MGYTLNFNLIWRHFDKLWGGLLLSLELAVISIAIGIVIGLVLAVWYVSAGRVVRGVIATYVEFIRNVPLILLVYLVFYGLPTIVDLAYSAQTSFVATLALYSGAYLVEVFRSGLEAVPRGQIDAGKAIGLTPWQRLIHVRLPTMMRITLPALSNTFISLFKDTSVASVISVPELTYGAQWINFNTFRIVEVYLVVTAMYLVTGYALLFALRLVERWYRTAR, encoded by the coding sequence ATGGGCTATACGCTCAATTTCAATCTGATCTGGCGGCATTTCGACAAGCTGTGGGGCGGGCTTCTGCTCAGCCTCGAGCTTGCCGTGATCTCGATCGCCATCGGCATCGTCATCGGGCTGGTGCTGGCAGTCTGGTACGTCTCGGCCGGGCGCGTCGTACGCGGCGTCATCGCGACCTATGTCGAATTCATCCGCAACGTGCCGCTGATCCTGCTGGTCTATCTGGTCTTCTACGGCCTGCCTACCATCGTCGACCTCGCCTACAGCGCGCAGACCTCCTTCGTGGCGACACTGGCGCTCTATAGCGGCGCCTATCTGGTCGAGGTTTTCCGCTCCGGCCTCGAGGCCGTGCCTCGCGGCCAGATCGACGCCGGCAAGGCGATCGGGCTCACGCCCTGGCAGCGGCTTATCCATGTGCGTCTGCCGACGATGATGCGCATCACGCTGCCGGCGCTGTCGAACACGTTCATCTCGCTGTTCAAGGACACGTCCGTCGCATCCGTCATCTCGGTGCCCGAGCTGACCTATGGCGCCCAGTGGATCAACTTCAACACCTTCCGCATCGTCGAGGTCTATCTCGTGGTGACGGCGATGTATCTGGTGACCGGCTATGCACTTCTCTTCGCGCTGCGGCTTGTCGAGCGCTGGTACAGGACGGCGCGCTGA
- a CDS encoding transporter substrate-binding domain-containing protein translates to MAGLATAGALTAVSAEKAAAQAASDSVLRTALDRGKLIVGTGSTNAPWHFENDAGELVGMDITMGRILAKGLFDDPTKVEFVTQDPAQRIPNVTTNKVDITIQFMTMNAQRSQLIHFSRPYYVEGVALLTLPGSENKTFDKLLAGGSATRVSILQNVDAETSVHYALPQAQVMQIDTQANVLQALESKRVDAAAVDLSTVRWLASRNPDKYFDAGKSWYSMLYGAALRQGDLDWLTFVNQTFTIAMFGHETALYDAAFKEYFGQEPPLRHPGFPAV, encoded by the coding sequence ATGGCGGGACTTGCCACCGCCGGCGCGCTCACCGCGGTCAGCGCCGAGAAGGCCGCGGCGCAGGCCGCGTCCGACAGCGTGCTGCGCACCGCGCTCGATCGCGGTAAGCTGATCGTCGGCACCGGCAGCACCAATGCGCCGTGGCATTTCGAGAACGATGCCGGCGAGCTGGTCGGCATGGACATCACCATGGGCCGCATCCTCGCCAAGGGCCTTTTCGATGATCCGACCAAGGTCGAATTCGTCACCCAGGATCCGGCGCAGCGCATTCCGAATGTGACCACCAACAAGGTCGACATCACCATCCAGTTCATGACCATGAACGCGCAGCGCTCGCAGCTGATTCACTTCTCGCGGCCCTACTATGTCGAAGGCGTCGCCCTGCTGACGCTGCCCGGCTCCGAGAACAAAACCTTCGACAAATTGCTTGCCGGCGGCTCCGCCACGCGCGTCTCGATCCTGCAGAATGTCGACGCCGAAACTTCGGTGCATTACGCCTTGCCGCAGGCGCAGGTGATGCAGATCGACACCCAGGCCAACGTCCTGCAGGCGCTGGAATCCAAGCGCGTCGACGCCGCCGCGGTCGACCTCTCCACCGTGCGCTGGCTCGCCTCGCGCAACCCCGACAAATATTTCGATGCCGGCAAGAGCTGGTATTCGATGCTCTACGGCGCTGCACTTCGCCAAGGCGATCTCGACTGGCTGACTTTCGTCAACCAGACCTTCACCATCGCCATGTTCGGCCATGAGACGGCGCTCTACGACGCCGCCTTCAAGGAATATTTCGGCCAGGAGCCGCCACTCCGCCACCCGGGCTTCCCGGCCGTATGA
- a CDS encoding IclR family transcriptional regulator: protein MQDGESLTEWPAGGMDEEKPANSREKGLNRVLHILEFLHATQRAIGIGELAKGLNAPRSTTYTLVRELVDAGLLEMTGDGNRVYFGKKLYLYGMAYMRGNDLLRRGRQEVDTLSRETGETSELCMLQSGRYTIVHSSPGTRPFRISSATGLQIPLPWTASGRLLLAGLDRSRIEAMMSEDDLVLPDGRKIELDDFIDDIGRARVTGYCVTSGLVDAYTKCLAAPVFSAPGKVEATMCLVVPIDTSQERTGELVALLRERAARLSIS, encoded by the coding sequence ATGCAAGATGGCGAATCGCTAACCGAGTGGCCGGCCGGCGGCATGGACGAGGAGAAGCCCGCGAATTCCCGTGAAAAGGGTCTCAACCGCGTGCTGCATATCCTGGAGTTCCTGCACGCCACGCAGCGCGCGATCGGCATCGGCGAGCTGGCCAAGGGGCTCAACGCGCCGCGCTCGACGACCTACACGCTGGTGCGCGAGCTGGTCGATGCCGGGCTCCTCGAGATGACCGGCGACGGCAACCGCGTCTATTTCGGCAAGAAGCTCTACCTCTATGGAATGGCCTATATGCGCGGCAACGACCTGCTCAGGCGCGGACGGCAGGAGGTCGACACGCTGTCGCGCGAGACGGGCGAGACCTCGGAGCTGTGCATGCTGCAGAGCGGCCGCTACACGATCGTCCATTCGAGCCCCGGAACGCGACCTTTCCGCATCAGCTCGGCCACCGGCCTGCAGATCCCGCTTCCCTGGACGGCTTCCGGCCGGCTGCTGCTCGCAGGCCTCGACCGCAGTCGGATCGAAGCCATGATGTCCGAGGACGACCTCGTGCTGCCGGACGGCCGCAAGATCGAGCTCGACGACTTCATCGACGACATAGGAAGAGCCCGCGTCACCGGCTATTGCGTGACCTCGGGCCTTGTCGACGCCTACACCAAATGCCTGGCGGCGCCGGTCTTTTCGGCGCCCGGCAAGGTCGAGGCGACAATGTGCCTGGTGGTGCCGATCGACACGTCGCAAGAGCGGACAGGCGAACTGGTCGCGCTGCTGCGCGAGCGCGCCGCGCGGCTTTCGATCTCGTAG
- a CDS encoding DUF465 domain-containing protein — protein sequence MSEQEQAEIRLEYSRLKQEHADFDAAINAMIAMGCDPLQIQRMKKKKLLLKDRLMALEDRIIPDIIA from the coding sequence ATGTCCGAACAGGAACAGGCTGAAATACGCCTAGAATATTCCCGGCTCAAACAGGAACACGCCGATTTCGACGCCGCCATCAATGCGATGATCGCCATGGGTTGCGACCCGCTGCAGATCCAGCGCATGAAGAAGAAGAAGCTGCTGCTGAAGGACCGGCTGATGGCGCTGGAAGACCGCATCATCCCCGATATCATCGCCTAG
- a CDS encoding YdcH family protein, which yields MSLASHLDELQRKHGDIERELIDAMNHPSVDDLEIASLKRRKLAIKDEIEKLKAKPTAH from the coding sequence ATGTCTCTTGCATCCCATCTTGATGAGCTGCAGCGGAAGCACGGCGACATCGAGCGTGAGCTTATCGACGCGATGAACCATCCTTCGGTAGACGACCTCGAGATCGCCAGTCTCAAGCGGCGCAAGTTGGCAATCAAGGACGAGATTGAAAAGCTGAAGGCGAAACCGACGGCACACTGA
- the ispG gene encoding flavodoxin-dependent (E)-4-hydroxy-3-methylbut-2-enyl-diphosphate synthase produces the protein MTGYFSSPFPRRTSVGVDVGGVTVGGGAPVVVQSMTNTDTADVDQTVAQVAALHRAGSEIVRITVDRDESAAAVPRIQERLSRLGVNVPLVGDFHYIGHQLLADHPACAEALAKYRINPGNVGFKEKKDRQFAAIVEMAIRYDKPVRIGVNWGSLDQELLTRLMDENQAQGSPRTAQEVTREAIVQSAILSAEMAEEIGLGRDKIILSAKVSGVQDLIAVYTELATRSDHALHLGLTEAGMGTKGIVASSAAMGILLQQGIGDTIRISLTPEPNGDRTREVQVSQELLQTMGFRQFVPIVAACPGCGRTTSTVFQELAQSIQADIRKNMPVWREKYPGVENLKVAVMGCIVNGPGESKHADIGISLPGTGETPTAPVFIDGKKAATLRGPSIAQDFEKMVADYIEQRYGHGKAAAE, from the coding sequence ATGACCGGATATTTTTCTTCTCCTTTCCCGCGCAGGACATCCGTCGGCGTCGATGTCGGCGGCGTGACGGTCGGCGGCGGCGCGCCCGTCGTCGTGCAGTCGATGACCAATACCGACACCGCCGATGTCGACCAGACGGTCGCGCAGGTTGCGGCGCTGCATCGCGCCGGCTCGGAGATCGTGCGCATCACCGTCGACCGCGACGAGAGTGCCGCCGCCGTGCCGCGCATTCAGGAAAGGCTGTCGAGGCTCGGCGTCAACGTGCCTCTGGTCGGCGATTTCCACTATATCGGCCACCAGCTGCTCGCTGATCATCCGGCCTGCGCCGAGGCGCTGGCGAAATACCGCATCAATCCCGGCAATGTCGGCTTCAAGGAGAAGAAGGACCGCCAGTTCGCGGCGATCGTCGAGATGGCGATCAGATACGACAAGCCGGTGCGCATTGGCGTCAACTGGGGCTCGCTCGACCAGGAACTCCTGACACGGCTGATGGACGAGAACCAGGCCCAGGGCTCGCCGCGCACCGCGCAGGAAGTCACGCGCGAGGCGATCGTGCAGTCGGCGATTCTGTCGGCCGAGATGGCCGAAGAGATCGGACTTGGCCGCGACAAGATCATCCTGTCGGCCAAGGTCAGTGGCGTGCAGGACCTGATCGCCGTCTATACCGAGCTTGCGACCCGCTCCGACCATGCGCTGCATCTCGGCCTGACCGAGGCCGGCATGGGCACCAAGGGCATCGTCGCCTCTTCCGCGGCGATGGGCATCCTCCTGCAGCAGGGCATCGGCGACACGATCCGCATCTCGCTGACGCCGGAGCCGAACGGCGACCGCACGCGCGAGGTGCAGGTCTCGCAGGAACTGTTGCAAACCATGGGCTTCCGCCAGTTCGTGCCGATCGTCGCCGCCTGCCCCGGCTGCGGCCGCACGACCTCCACCGTGTTCCAGGAACTGGCCCAGAGCATCCAGGCCGACATCCGCAAGAACATGCCGGTGTGGCGCGAGAAGTATCCGGGCGTCGAAAACCTCAAGGTCGCGGTGATGGGCTGCATCGTCAACGGCCCGGGCGAATCCAAGCATGCCGATATCGGCATATCCTTGCCCGGCACTGGCGAGACGCCGACGGCGCCGGTGTTCATCGACGGCAAGAAGGCGGCTACGCTGCGCGGACCCTCGATCGCGCAGGATTTCGAGAAGATGGTCGCCGACTACATCGAGCAGCGGTACGGACACGGCAAAGCCGCCGCGGAATGA
- a CDS encoding lytic transglycosylase domain-containing protein, which translates to MRRLFRAALILTCALIPAGQAFADPPQSQSAAKRLISRVCDLIETQAEQNRLPEDFFARLIWKESRFDPNAVSPVGAEGIAQFMPGTAKLRGLADPFDIEQAIPASAKYLAEMKAGYGNLGLAAAAYNAGESRVSRWLSSGGFLPMETESYVFDIMGEPVDKFSDTAYAGAIQPLDPKMNFAVACRRLPVIMSQTVAMASINVKPWGVQVAGNFRRSAAIGQWLRVRGRFPALLASHDPVVSRVRTPIGRRGIYAVRIGADSRVEANGICNKLQSVGGACVVMRNR; encoded by the coding sequence ATGCGGCGTTTGTTCAGGGCGGCACTGATCCTGACTTGCGCGTTGATCCCTGCAGGCCAGGCGTTCGCCGATCCGCCGCAGTCGCAATCGGCCGCCAAACGGCTGATTTCCCGCGTCTGCGACTTGATCGAGACCCAGGCCGAGCAAAACCGCCTGCCCGAGGATTTCTTCGCCAGGCTGATCTGGAAGGAAAGCCGCTTCGATCCCAATGCGGTCAGTCCGGTCGGTGCCGAAGGCATCGCGCAATTCATGCCGGGCACCGCCAAGCTGCGCGGGCTTGCCGATCCCTTCGACATCGAGCAGGCCATCCCGGCTTCAGCGAAATATCTCGCCGAGATGAAGGCGGGCTACGGCAATCTCGGCCTGGCGGCAGCCGCCTACAATGCCGGCGAGAGCCGGGTGTCGCGCTGGCTAAGCTCCGGCGGCTTTCTGCCGATGGAGACCGAAAGCTATGTCTTCGACATCATGGGCGAACCGGTCGACAAGTTCTCGGACACAGCCTATGCCGGCGCCATCCAGCCGCTCGATCCGAAGATGAACTTCGCGGTCGCCTGCCGCCGGCTGCCGGTGATCATGTCGCAGACCGTCGCCATGGCCTCGATCAACGTCAAACCGTGGGGTGTCCAGGTGGCCGGCAATTTCCGCCGCTCCGCCGCGATCGGCCAGTGGCTGCGCGTGCGTGGCCGGTTCCCGGCCCTGCTCGCCAGCCATGATCCGGTGGTGAGCCGCGTGCGCACGCCGATCGGCCGGCGCGGCATCTATGCGGTCAGGATCGGCGCCGACTCGCGGGTCGAGGCCAACGGCATCTGCAACAAGCTGCAAAGCGTCGGCGGCGCGTGTGTGGTCATGCGCAACCGGTAA
- a CDS encoding response regulator, whose protein sequence is MPEYSSFIRSIRVRYISGLLVFALASAAIMFALNRVNSYRHEVDALSANFVIFSRDLRNATNFAETTGTTWRAETRVALTSAARGHSERLMGEIEILNAQLAAIRPRLSNNTLNALESASVNGDLFWSARDMVRNFNLMSVAQKVDEWSYREIRNQNDLFAQPMLVRVRTALDDERHLADAANDRLLLWASGLLFAVLAIAAVLIFRPMESAIRRAFAETAASLFKAEAADRAKSEFLANMSHEIRTPMNGVLGMAELLAKTELTPRQKTFTDVIVKSGNALLTIINDILDFSKINAGQLTLDPAPFRLAEAVEDVATLVSARVAEKNLELIVRVDPRLPAFVVGDAGRFRQIVTNLLGNAVKFTEKGHVLIDVGGDVVDGAVQLKVRVEDTGIGIPAEKLQSVFEKFAQVDGSSTRRHEGTGLGLAISARLVDLMGGKIGVESEIGRGSVFWFAVPLPVHKQEARDEIVPVDVTGARVLVIDDNPVNREILLEQLRSWSFDCAAAESGAVGLAFLDRACQLGASVDCIILDYQMPGMNGADVARAIAADSRLTSIPVVLLTSVDQVDFGRMVIDFGIVAHLTKPARSAVLLGTVISAIQKARMQGAKAHFVREPVVAQPAPPAFTVIRGPTVPVPVAPESTVAPSGPIDILIAEDNEVNQLVFGQILNGLGLSYRIAGNGRTAVEMYRSLRPRLVLMDVSMPELNGYEATRAIRSIEQQAGSHTPIIGVTAHALKGDREKCIEAGMDDYLPKPVSPDRLGAKIGTWLSETVTAKTA, encoded by the coding sequence ATGCCGGAGTATTCCTCCTTCATCCGGTCGATCCGGGTTCGCTACATTTCGGGATTGCTTGTTTTCGCTTTGGCCTCGGCCGCGATCATGTTCGCGCTCAACCGCGTGAACTCATACCGCCACGAGGTTGATGCCCTCAGCGCCAATTTCGTCATCTTCTCCCGCGACCTTCGCAACGCCACCAATTTCGCCGAGACGACCGGAACAACCTGGCGGGCCGAGACCCGCGTTGCGCTGACCTCCGCCGCGCGCGGCCATTCCGAACGGCTGATGGGCGAGATCGAGATCCTGAACGCGCAGCTCGCGGCGATCAGGCCGCGCCTGTCGAACAACACCCTCAACGCGCTTGAATCCGCTTCGGTGAACGGCGATCTGTTCTGGTCGGCGCGCGACATGGTGCGCAACTTCAACCTGATGTCGGTGGCTCAGAAGGTCGACGAATGGAGCTATCGCGAGATCCGCAACCAGAACGATCTTTTCGCCCAGCCCATGCTGGTGCGCGTGCGCACGGCGCTCGATGACGAGCGGCATCTCGCCGACGCCGCCAACGACCGGCTGCTCTTGTGGGCGAGCGGCCTGCTGTTCGCGGTGCTCGCCATCGCGGCGGTTCTGATCTTCCGGCCGATGGAGAGCGCGATCCGCCGCGCCTTCGCCGAAACCGCCGCATCGCTGTTCAAGGCGGAGGCGGCCGACCGCGCCAAGTCCGAATTCCTCGCCAACATGAGCCACGAGATCCGCACGCCGATGAACGGCGTGCTCGGCATGGCCGAGCTTCTCGCCAAGACCGAGCTGACGCCGCGCCAGAAGACCTTCACCGACGTCATCGTCAAATCCGGCAACGCGCTGCTCACCATCATCAACGACATCCTCGATTTCTCGAAGATCAACGCCGGCCAGCTGACGCTCGACCCTGCCCCCTTCCGCCTGGCCGAAGCCGTCGAGGACGTGGCCACTTTGGTGTCGGCCCGTGTAGCCGAAAAGAACCTCGAGCTGATCGTGCGCGTCGATCCGCGCCTGCCGGCTTTCGTCGTCGGCGACGCCGGGCGCTTCCGCCAGATCGTCACCAACCTGCTCGGCAACGCGGTGAAGTTCACCGAGAAGGGGCATGTGCTGATCGATGTCGGCGGCGATGTCGTCGACGGCGCGGTCCAGCTCAAGGTCCGCGTCGAGGACACCGGCATAGGCATCCCCGCCGAGAAGCTGCAGAGCGTGTTCGAGAAATTCGCCCAGGTCGACGGCTCGTCAACCCGCCGTCACGAAGGCACCGGCCTCGGTCTCGCCATCTCCGCCCGCCTCGTCGACCTGATGGGCGGCAAGATCGGCGTCGAAAGCGAGATCGGCCGCGGCTCGGTGTTCTGGTTCGCCGTGCCGCTGCCGGTACACAAACAGGAGGCGCGCGACGAGATCGTGCCGGTCGACGTGACCGGCGCCCGCGTGCTGGTCATCGACGACAATCCGGTCAATCGCGAGATCCTGCTGGAACAGCTGCGGAGCTGGAGCTTCGATTGCGCGGCGGCCGAAAGCGGCGCCGTCGGCCTCGCCTTCCTCGACCGTGCCTGCCAGCTCGGCGCCTCGGTCGACTGCATCATCCTCGACTACCAGATGCCCGGCATGAACGGCGCCGATGTCGCGAGAGCCATAGCCGCGGACAGCCGTCTCACGTCCATTCCGGTCGTGCTACTCACCTCCGTCGACCAGGTCGATTTCGGCAGGATGGTGATCGACTTCGGCATCGTCGCCCATCTCACCAAGCCGGCGCGTTCGGCGGTGCTGCTCGGCACCGTCATCTCCGCCATCCAGAAGGCGCGTATGCAAGGCGCCAAGGCGCATTTCGTGCGCGAGCCGGTCGTCGCCCAGCCGGCTCCGCCGGCCTTCACCGTCATCCGCGGTCCGACCGTTCCGGTGCCAGTGGCGCCGGAATCGACCGTCGCGCCGAGCGGCCCGATCGATATCCTGATCGCCGAGGACAATGAGGTGAACCAGCTGGTCTTCGGTCAGATCCTCAACGGCCTTGGCCTCAGCTATCGCATCGCCGGCAACGGCCGCACCGCGGTCGAGATGTACCGCTCGCTGCGGCCGCGGCTGGTGCTGATGGACGTCTCCATGCCGGAGCTGAACGGCTACGAGGCGACGCGAGCCATCCGCTCCATCGAGCAGCAGGCCGGCAGCCACACGCCGATCATCGGCGTCACAGCGCACGCGCTGAAGGGCGACCGCGAAAAATGCATCGAGGCCGGCATGGATGACTACCTGCCCAAGCCGGTTTCTCCAGACCGCCTTGGCGCCAAGATCGGCACCTGGCTCAGCGAGACGGTGACGGCGAAGACGGCTTAG
- a CDS encoding adenylate/guanylate cyclase domain-containing protein produces MTRVTALPDQIDFDVAADETLLEAALRSGVPFAHACGGRAKCSTCRVWVLDGLKACPDRNSAEASMAERLRLADEVRLACQLRPEGELRVRRLVLDETDMMITSQLGGSAATRCGEAKHVAVFFSDIVDFTALSERLSPYDVMYLLNRYFAQVGDIIEQNGGFVDKLIGDGLMAIFGIDGQPDAPLRAVNAALQTLATVDRLKPFFASMYGIDFDIRIGLNYGEAVIGTLGLAGHERLTAVGDVVNLASRIEAANKDAGTRLLISETLRDQIADKVEIADFVRVRLRGSAERTSLFEIVGLNPEIDAELNAKRPRETIRQGGRRWIRAFAEDELQPHERRVLDFENYDIVVIRGSDSYCAFNNACPHLHLPLYERRSPAQAEALKLPHTESTITADLGLVCRWHQSCFDLLTGEIRGWAKLEQDGTRAGLEYLGDISKNRAKLIVYPCRKQDGFVWIGLE; encoded by the coding sequence ATGACCAGAGTAACCGCTCTACCTGACCAGATCGATTTTGACGTGGCCGCCGATGAGACCTTGCTCGAGGCGGCTCTCAGATCGGGTGTGCCGTTCGCGCATGCCTGCGGCGGCCGTGCGAAATGCTCGACCTGCCGCGTCTGGGTGCTCGACGGCCTGAAGGCCTGCCCGGACCGGAATTCCGCCGAGGCTTCGATGGCGGAGCGCTTGCGATTGGCGGATGAGGTTCGGCTGGCCTGCCAGCTCAGGCCGGAAGGCGAGCTTCGCGTCCGACGCCTGGTGCTGGACGAAACCGACATGATGATCACCAGCCAGCTTGGCGGTTCCGCCGCGACGCGTTGCGGCGAAGCAAAGCATGTTGCGGTCTTCTTCAGCGACATCGTCGATTTCACGGCGCTGTCCGAGCGGCTTTCACCCTACGACGTGATGTATCTGCTCAATCGCTACTTCGCCCAGGTCGGCGACATCATCGAGCAGAATGGTGGTTTCGTCGACAAGCTCATCGGCGATGGGCTCATGGCAATATTCGGCATCGATGGCCAGCCCGACGCCCCGCTCCGCGCCGTGAACGCCGCGCTTCAGACCCTCGCCACAGTCGATCGTCTGAAGCCGTTCTTCGCCTCGATGTATGGCATCGATTTCGATATTCGGATCGGCCTCAACTATGGCGAAGCCGTCATCGGCACATTGGGTCTGGCCGGACACGAACGTCTGACGGCAGTCGGCGACGTGGTGAATCTGGCCAGCCGGATCGAGGCGGCCAACAAGGATGCCGGCACCCGACTGCTGATATCCGAGACCCTGCGCGACCAGATCGCCGACAAGGTCGAAATCGCCGATTTCGTCAGGGTGCGCCTTCGCGGTAGCGCTGAGCGCACGAGCCTGTTCGAAATCGTCGGGTTGAATCCGGAAATCGACGCCGAGCTGAATGCCAAACGGCCTCGCGAAACCATCCGCCAAGGCGGCAGGAGGTGGATCCGCGCTTTTGCCGAAGACGAGCTTCAGCCCCACGAACGCCGGGTTCTCGATTTCGAGAACTACGACATCGTCGTCATCCGCGGATCCGACAGCTATTGCGCCTTTAACAATGCCTGCCCGCATCTTCACCTGCCGCTCTACGAACGCCGAAGTCCCGCTCAGGCCGAAGCGCTGAAGCTCCCGCACACGGAGAGCACGATCACCGCGGATCTTGGCTTGGTCTGCCGCTGGCATCAGAGCTGTTTCGACCTGCTTACCGGCGAAATCAGGGGGTGGGCCAAGTTGGAGCAGGACGGTACCAGGGCGGGCCTGGAATATTTGGGTGACATTTCGAAAAACCGCGCAAAGCTGATCGTCTATCCCTGCCGAAAGCAGGATGGCTTTGTGTGGATCGGGCTCGAGTGA
- a CDS encoding adenylate/guanylate cyclase domain-containing protein codes for MTVVDDRLLESRMTKVEQSRAWSPRVISKFETLIRSSDDQSLYRVNPLTFARDRAIAEPEAIDLFLHAARCGLFDMSWDVICPQSGMVLDSFGALRTLKTHYVCGLCDVSGDTNLDDFIEVTFSISPKLRRLPYHDPETLPVEDFHWKLHFGHDGRLPGQHVRFLDVLRGFIRGMTFLPPGTTTVLRADLGPGALAGVNVQTQAAFAVPISGDPVLAPTLLKVDYDGKRFLPALPAVPPGPIVIEVANRGPVRGSLLAINWPPELVALTNKPALDFDPYVSGGALLARQTFRQLFRSERVDEKEGLGIRQITFLFTDLKGSTAMYERLGDLNAYALVREHFALVNAAVQQHAGAVVKTIGDAVMAAFSRPSDAISAALHIFEEIDRFNGDHDGPGIILKIGAHCGPSIAVTLNDNLDYFGQTVNVAARVQSLAEAGQVCISEALHAAPGVGEMLAGHRVVAFEAPLRGVEGDATVYRIMRG; via the coding sequence GTGACGGTAGTCGACGATCGTCTTCTCGAAAGCAGGATGACCAAGGTCGAGCAGTCGCGAGCCTGGAGCCCACGCGTCATCTCGAAATTCGAGACGCTGATCAGGAGTTCCGACGACCAGTCGCTCTATCGCGTCAATCCGCTGACCTTTGCGCGCGACCGCGCAATCGCCGAGCCGGAGGCGATCGACCTCTTCCTTCATGCCGCCCGCTGTGGCCTGTTCGACATGAGCTGGGATGTGATCTGTCCCCAGTCCGGGATGGTGCTCGACAGTTTCGGCGCCCTGCGCACGCTGAAGACCCACTATGTCTGTGGCCTGTGCGACGTATCGGGCGACACCAACCTCGACGACTTCATCGAGGTCACCTTCTCGATTTCGCCAAAGTTACGGCGCCTGCCCTATCACGATCCCGAGACGCTCCCTGTCGAGGATTTTCACTGGAAGCTTCACTTCGGACATGACGGGCGGCTACCGGGGCAACACGTTCGCTTTCTCGACGTCCTGCGCGGCTTCATTCGGGGCATGACGTTTCTGCCGCCCGGCACCACGACAGTGCTCCGCGCCGACCTGGGACCGGGCGCGCTTGCGGGCGTCAACGTGCAGACGCAGGCCGCTTTCGCTGTGCCTATATCAGGCGATCCGGTGTTGGCGCCGACACTTCTGAAGGTCGATTATGACGGCAAGCGCTTCTTGCCGGCGTTGCCCGCCGTGCCACCGGGTCCGATTGTCATTGAGGTGGCGAACAGGGGGCCGGTGCGAGGTTCCTTGCTTGCCATCAACTGGCCGCCCGAGCTCGTCGCGCTGACCAACAAGCCGGCCCTCGATTTCGACCCCTATGTTTCCGGTGGAGCGCTGCTAGCGCGGCAAACCTTCCGCCAGCTCTTCCGGTCCGAACGTGTCGACGAGAAGGAGGGGCTCGGCATCCGGCAGATCACCTTCCTGTTCACCGACCTCAAGGGTTCGACCGCCATGTATGAGCGCCTGGGCGACCTCAACGCCTATGCTCTGGTCCGCGAGCATTTCGCTCTGGTCAACGCGGCGGTTCAGCAACATGCCGGAGCGGTGGTCAAGACGATCGGGGATGCGGTGATGGCTGCGTTCTCGCGGCCGTCGGATGCGATTTCGGCCGCACTCCACATCTTTGAAGAAATCGATCGCTTCAACGGCGACCATGACGGGCCGGGGATCATCCTCAAGATCGGCGCCCATTGTGGGCCGTCGATCGCCGTGACGCTCAACGACAACCTCGACTATTTCGGCCAGACCGTGAATGTGGCCGCGCGCGTGCAGTCCCTGGCGGAGGCCGGACAGGTCTGCATTTCCGAGGCGCTCCATGCCGCGCCCGGCGTCGGCGAAATGCTTGCCGGCCATCGTGTCGTGGCATTTGAGGCGCCTCTTCGGGGCGTGGAGGGTGATGCGACCGTCTATCGCATTATGCGCGGCTAG
- a CDS encoding 4-oxalocrotonate tautomerase family protein, with product MPFANFKTPEAALTRAQKEELVHKTTQMFVDYFGEAVRPYTMVLIEEVPDGGYGRADEVFILPDAYRAKDTV from the coding sequence ATGCCCTTTGCCAACTTCAAGACGCCCGAAGCCGCCCTGACAAGGGCGCAGAAGGAAGAACTCGTCCACAAGACCACGCAGATGTTCGTCGACTATTTCGGCGAGGCTGTGCGCCCCTACACCATGGTGCTGATCGAAGAAGTTCCGGATGGAGGCTACGGCCGCGCCGACGAAGTCTTCATACTTCCCGACGCCTACCGGGCGAAAGATACTGTCTGA